A single genomic interval of Rhododendron vialii isolate Sample 1 chromosome 3a, ASM3025357v1 harbors:
- the LOC131321164 gene encoding protein FAR1-RELATED SEQUENCE 9-like, translating to MLLMKENELESNKWLQGLFDIRESWVPVYNRGTFFAGMNTTERSEGINSFFDGFVTHTSNLKEFVVMYEKALNRIVKRENDEDFESKHKFRIVNDHEFLLKHVGKMYTRNVFNKFKESWSKVFYYKVENVRNGNGFQYFVVKSKDDELEKFEVTLDSQTYEGKCECQQFEFVGILCVHILKVFVRLDIDEIPEHFILPQWKQKANKFRIIDSQGLVHDDGKEESEALRLSHMCQEATKLACLAAPSNEAYTIFIEGMNDLFEKIQKVSKVSPIEICVGKDNEKSIKPSRAKILLLDPNISQCKGRKKDVKGKAATT from the coding sequence ATGTTATTGATGAAGGAAAACGAGTTAGAAAGCAACAAATGGCTTCAAGGGTTGTTTGATATTCGTGAATCATGGGTACCCGTTTATAATCGTGGTACATTCTTTGCCGGTATGAATACTACCGAACGTAGTGAGGGTATCAACTCATTTTTTGATGGTTTTGTAACTCACACGTCAAATCTCAAAGAATTTGTGGTGATGTATGAGAAAGCCTTAAATAGGAttgtgaaaagggaaaatgatgaagattttgaGTCCAAACATAAGTTTCGGATTGTTAATGATCATGAATTTTTGTTGAAGCATGTGGGAAAAATGTATACTAGAAATGTCTTCAACAAGTTCAAGGAATCATGGAGTAAAGTCTTTTACTACAAAGttgaaaatgtgagaaatggcAATGGTTTTCAATATTTCGTAGTGAAGTCAAAAGATGATGAACTTGAAAAGTTTGAGGTGACATTGGATTCGCAAACCTATGAGGGTAAGTGTGAATGCCAACAGTTTGAGTTTGTTGGGATATTGTGTGTGCATATTTTGAAAGTATTTGTCCGACTAGACATTGATGAAATACCAGAACATTTTATTCTTCCACAATGGAAGCAAAAGGCCAACAAATTTAGGATAATTGATTCCCAAGGATTGGTGCATGACGACGGCAAAGAAGAATCTGAGGCGTTAAGACTGAGCCATATGTGTCAAGAAGCTACGAAATTGGCTTGTTTGGCCGCCCCATCAAATGAGGCAtacacaatttttattgaaggtATGAATGATTTATTTGAGAAGATCCAAAAAGTTTCTAAGGTGTCTCCAATTGAAATTTGTGTTGGCAAAGATAACGAGAAATCTATCAAGCCGTCGCGGGCTAAGATATTGCTTTTGGATCCGAACATCTCACAATGCAAGGGTAGGAAAAAGGATGTCAAGGGCAAAGCTGCTACTACATAG